Proteins encoded together in one Microbacterium sp. zg-Y625 window:
- a CDS encoding alpha/beta fold hydrolase: MHTIEKHALSALSTTVKRMGSGPALLMIQGLGTDHRAWGPAMERLAPHLECISFDNRGVGAASDVGPETTMEDLADDAAELIDALGIGPVHVCGVSMGGAIAMRVASRHPHLVRSLALHSTAARPDPRLRAILDFRQKIVDTGHAGELLRPFVEITAFSPTHISQTLPVGATEIDKINAEEYAAHLRVATEQWMTDEELAKITAPTLVTVGTEDILTTPDNARDLYRGIAGAELLVVEGGGHAYYAESADLFASVQLGWTLRHAALGLTERSAERW; encoded by the coding sequence GTGCACACGATTGAGAAGCACGCGCTGTCCGCGCTGTCGACCACCGTCAAGCGTATGGGTAGCGGCCCGGCTCTCCTGATGATTCAAGGCCTGGGCACCGACCACCGGGCGTGGGGCCCGGCCATGGAACGCCTAGCCCCGCATCTTGAGTGCATCTCGTTCGACAACCGTGGCGTGGGCGCGGCGTCCGATGTCGGACCCGAGACCACCATGGAGGACCTCGCCGACGACGCCGCAGAGCTGATCGATGCCCTCGGCATCGGGCCCGTCCACGTGTGCGGCGTCTCGATGGGTGGGGCCATCGCGATGCGAGTCGCGTCGCGGCATCCGCATCTGGTCCGCAGCCTTGCTCTGCACTCCACCGCGGCGCGGCCGGACCCCAGGCTCCGCGCCATCCTCGACTTCCGGCAGAAGATCGTCGACACCGGCCATGCCGGAGAACTGCTCCGCCCCTTCGTGGAGATCACTGCCTTCAGCCCGACGCACATCTCGCAGACACTCCCGGTCGGCGCCACCGAGATAGACAAGATCAACGCCGAGGAGTACGCGGCGCACTTGCGGGTCGCGACCGAACAGTGGATGACCGACGAAGAACTCGCCAAGATCACCGCGCCGACCCTCGTGACGGTGGGGACCGAGGACATCCTCACGACACCCGACAACGCCCGCGATCTGTACCGCGGCATCGCCGGTGCCGAACTGCTCGTCGTCGAGGGAGGCGGTCACGCTTATTACGCGGAGTCTGCGGACCTCTTCGCCTCGGTGCAACTCGGATGGACGCTGCGACACGCGGCGCTTGGACTGACGGAACGGAGCGCGGAGCGATGGTAG
- a CDS encoding ABC transporter permease has protein sequence MRTATPPAHRTSPASALPGSAPAPPIRRHVAADWARRHGLTTGLTLILLFLVLYPLLRLQVLALEDGARAYREAFALPELATTLLTTAALGLGSLVISLVLGTALAWFSLRLPRRHAWMSIIPILPIVLPAVAVVVGWAFLLSPQVGFINVALRALPFVDVVAPAVGLPSGPLNIYSVPGIVIVTGLQLTPLVFLFLQGSLKQLNFETIEAASVSGAGSVRAFFTVVLPLMRPALVYSAAFAMLLGLGQLTAPQFLGARDGIRVLATEVYRFGGTAPTDFALAAAVASPLLIAGILFILVQRLLLRRDFRFVSSGAKGASRPGRPSRWSAPFIALYGVITIVLPFGAIILVSLVPYWTSTITTFTIDNFTRALTTPAILDALVNSVGTSVGAILIALPLSYLLTDILYRRRGNAVARGIIDVLVQLPLGVPAVVFGVGLLFVYTGNPFTLYGTPALIVLTYVVIVLPFTVRMQLAARMGVGNSHEDAARASGAGLLRAHLTVVIPMMRGALAGAAVLAFVILTHEFAASMFVRSARTQVLGTLLYQEWTHGSYPMVAAVSIIMSVVTAVGLVVAVRLGGRNTLDSL, from the coding sequence ATGCGCACCGCCACCCCGCCGGCACACCGCACGTCGCCGGCATCCGCCCTGCCCGGATCTGCCCCTGCTCCGCCCATTCGGCGCCACGTTGCGGCGGATTGGGCCCGCCGGCACGGCCTCACCACGGGTCTGACCCTCATCCTTCTCTTCCTCGTGCTGTACCCCCTGCTCCGGTTGCAGGTGCTTGCCCTCGAGGACGGGGCGCGCGCGTACCGCGAAGCATTCGCCCTCCCGGAGCTTGCCACCACGCTGCTCACGACAGCGGCCCTGGGGCTGGGATCGCTCGTCATCTCGCTCGTCCTGGGCACCGCTCTCGCGTGGTTCTCGCTCCGCCTCCCGCGCCGGCACGCCTGGATGTCGATCATCCCGATCCTCCCGATCGTGCTCCCGGCCGTCGCGGTCGTGGTGGGCTGGGCCTTCCTACTCTCCCCCCAGGTCGGCTTCATCAACGTCGCACTGCGCGCGCTCCCCTTCGTGGACGTCGTCGCACCCGCCGTCGGGCTGCCCAGCGGACCGCTCAACATCTACAGCGTCCCGGGCATCGTCATCGTCACGGGCCTGCAGCTGACCCCACTGGTGTTCCTCTTCCTGCAAGGCAGCCTGAAGCAGCTCAACTTCGAGACGATTGAAGCAGCGTCGGTTTCCGGGGCCGGCTCGGTGCGCGCCTTCTTCACCGTGGTGCTTCCGCTCATGCGCCCCGCGCTGGTCTACTCGGCTGCCTTCGCGATGCTCCTGGGCCTTGGCCAGCTCACCGCGCCGCAGTTCCTCGGGGCACGCGACGGCATCCGCGTGCTCGCCACCGAGGTGTACCGCTTCGGCGGCACCGCGCCGACCGACTTCGCCCTCGCGGCGGCGGTCGCCTCCCCGCTCCTGATCGCGGGCATCCTGTTCATCCTCGTGCAGCGGCTGCTGCTTCGCCGAGACTTCCGATTCGTGAGCTCCGGCGCGAAAGGCGCATCGCGCCCGGGCAGGCCATCCCGCTGGTCCGCTCCGTTCATCGCCCTCTACGGCGTCATCACGATCGTCCTGCCATTCGGCGCGATCATCCTCGTTTCGCTCGTGCCCTACTGGACCTCGACGATCACGACGTTCACGATCGACAACTTCACCCGTGCGCTCACCACGCCTGCGATCCTCGACGCGCTCGTCAACAGCGTCGGAACCTCCGTCGGCGCCATCCTCATCGCGCTCCCCCTGAGCTACCTGCTCACCGACATCCTGTACCGCCGACGGGGCAACGCCGTCGCGCGCGGCATCATCGATGTCCTCGTGCAGTTGCCCCTCGGAGTGCCGGCTGTCGTGTTCGGAGTGGGCCTGCTGTTCGTCTACACCGGCAACCCGTTCACCCTTTACGGAACGCCGGCACTCATCGTGCTCACCTACGTGGTCATCGTCCTGCCCTTCACCGTCAGAATGCAGCTCGCCGCCCGCATGGGCGTGGGCAATTCCCACGAGGATGCCGCACGGGCAAGCGGGGCCGGCCTGCTGCGCGCCCACCTGACGGTCGTCATCCCGATGATGCGCGGCGCACTCGCCGGAGCGGCGGTGCTGGCGTTCGTGATCCTGACCCACGAGTTCGCGGCATCCATGTTCGTCCGCTCCGCCCGCACTCAGGTGTTGGGCACCCTGCTGTACCAGGAATGGACGCACGGGTCCTACCCGATGGTCGCCGCGGTCAGCATCATCATGTCGGTGGTGACGGCTGTGGGACTCGTGGTGGCGGTGCGCTTGGGGGGGCGCAACACCCTCGACTCCCTCTGA
- a CDS encoding ABC transporter substrate-binding protein: MRKRAVASSLLALSLVATGCASADDEAEQPAPAVSGDSEWQSVVDAAKEEGQVTWYSVAPAEVREGLKAAFEAKYPEITLEILTMGTADMNAALEAEHDTGAEGADVVTSVDYGWILDKSEQDWISDLEGPAAELDEWGDYIINGQVANAGLGLMVLGWNTSLYSGTVESYDDLLVSDLGDGALGTARPEPAIHADHWAFVEASHNSDYVAELAEQEPALYPSAFALQEALAAGEVAVGAFVSAADMVGLKSKGAPVEFAVPDPAMAIGNMFFIPASGKNQNAAQVFMDFFLSEEGQAIAAKNAFSPLSSVETLAGDSEVVLTDVDRVLDQDWYTAYLADWKAIYE, translated from the coding sequence ATGCGCAAGAGGGCCGTCGCGAGCTCGCTGCTCGCGCTCTCACTCGTCGCGACCGGCTGCGCGAGCGCCGACGACGAGGCAGAGCAGCCCGCACCCGCAGTGAGCGGGGACAGCGAATGGCAGAGCGTGGTCGACGCCGCGAAGGAGGAGGGCCAGGTCACCTGGTACTCCGTCGCTCCGGCCGAGGTGCGCGAGGGCCTGAAGGCCGCGTTCGAGGCGAAGTACCCGGAGATCACCCTCGAAATCCTCACCATGGGCACGGCGGACATGAACGCCGCCCTCGAGGCCGAGCATGACACGGGCGCCGAGGGCGCGGACGTCGTCACGTCGGTCGACTACGGCTGGATCCTCGACAAGTCCGAGCAGGACTGGATCAGCGACCTCGAAGGCCCGGCGGCCGAACTCGACGAGTGGGGCGACTACATCATCAACGGTCAGGTCGCCAACGCCGGCCTGGGTCTGATGGTGCTCGGATGGAACACGTCCCTGTACAGCGGGACGGTCGAATCGTACGATGACCTGCTCGTGTCCGACCTGGGCGACGGGGCGCTCGGCACCGCGCGTCCGGAACCGGCGATCCACGCCGACCACTGGGCGTTCGTGGAGGCATCCCACAATTCCGACTACGTGGCGGAACTGGCCGAACAAGAGCCGGCGCTGTATCCCAGTGCTTTCGCACTCCAGGAGGCCCTCGCCGCGGGCGAGGTCGCCGTGGGAGCTTTCGTGTCGGCGGCCGACATGGTCGGATTGAAGAGCAAGGGTGCACCCGTGGAGTTCGCCGTGCCGGACCCGGCGATGGCGATCGGGAACATGTTCTTCATCCCCGCCTCGGGTAAGAACCAAAACGCCGCCCAGGTGTTCATGGACTTCTTCCTGTCGGAAGAGGGACAGGCGATCGCGGCGAAGAATGCCTTCAGCCCGCTTTCCTCGGTCGAGACGCTCGCCGGCGACAGCGAGGTCGTTCTCACCGACGTGGACCGCGTACTCGATCAGGACTGGTACACCGCATACCTGGCGGACTGGAAGGCCATCTACGAATAA
- a CDS encoding hydroxymethylglutaryl-CoA lyase encodes MRYPQRAPQAGLPEYVTVYEVGPRDGLQNESALVPTAAKVEFVRRLIAAGLTTIEATSFVHPGWVPQLADAGELLEALDLTGPVALPVLVPNERGLDRALEAGVGTIAIFGSATDTFARKNLNRSFDEQFAMFEPTVKRARAHGLEVRAYVSMCFGDPWEGDVPVAQVVQAGRRLLDLGASQLSIGDSIGVGTPGHVKELLAAFVDAGTALDALAVHFHDTYGQALANAYAALEAGVRTFDASAGGLGGCPYAPGATGNLATEDLVWMLHGLGIDTGVDLDSLIETSVWMAQVLGRPAPSGVVRALAPR; translated from the coding sequence ATGAGATATCCCCAGCGGGCGCCGCAAGCAGGGCTGCCCGAGTATGTCACGGTCTACGAGGTGGGTCCACGGGACGGGCTGCAGAACGAGTCCGCGCTCGTGCCCACCGCCGCCAAGGTCGAGTTCGTCCGCCGGCTCATCGCCGCCGGGCTCACGACGATCGAGGCGACCAGTTTCGTCCACCCCGGCTGGGTGCCTCAACTGGCCGATGCGGGCGAGCTGCTCGAGGCGCTCGACCTCACCGGTCCGGTGGCGTTGCCGGTGCTCGTCCCCAACGAGCGAGGGCTGGACCGGGCATTGGAGGCGGGCGTAGGCACGATAGCGATCTTCGGCAGTGCGACCGACACCTTCGCGCGCAAGAACCTGAACCGGTCGTTCGATGAACAGTTCGCGATGTTCGAGCCGACGGTCAAGCGGGCCCGCGCGCACGGCCTGGAGGTGCGCGCATACGTCTCGATGTGCTTCGGCGACCCGTGGGAGGGGGACGTGCCGGTGGCGCAGGTGGTCCAGGCGGGTCGGAGGCTGCTCGACCTCGGGGCGTCGCAGCTGTCCATCGGCGACTCGATAGGGGTGGGCACTCCCGGCCACGTCAAGGAACTGCTGGCGGCATTTGTCGACGCCGGGACCGCTCTCGATGCGCTCGCCGTGCACTTTCACGACACCTACGGTCAGGCCCTCGCGAATGCCTATGCCGCGCTGGAGGCCGGCGTGCGCACCTTCGACGCCTCTGCCGGCGGTCTGGGTGGGTGCCCTTACGCGCCCGGTGCGACGGGGAATCTCGCCACCGAGGACCTCGTGTGGATGCTGCACGGCCTGGGTATCGACACCGGAGTGGACCTGGACTCACTCATCGAGACGAGCGTCTGGATGGCGCAGGTGCTCGGGCGCCCGGCGCCGTCGGGGGTGGTGCGGGCGCTCGCGCCCCGCTGA
- a CDS encoding acyl-CoA dehydrogenase family protein: MEFEEPDHLRAIREAIRELCRGFGDEYWRRHDREHEFPWGFYDAMAEAGWVGVAIPEEYGGGGGGITEASIVLEEVAASGAAMNGASAVHISIFGMNPVVKHGTEEMKRRYLPAVADGSLHVAFGVTEPDAGLDTPSIATRAVRDGDHYVVHGQKVWTTKAHIAQKVLLLCRTTPLAEVSRRTDGMTLLLGDLQVPAVDIRLIDKIGRNAVGSCETRYDGLRVDVEDRVGDEGAGFRYILDGLNPERILIAGEAIGIGRAALRKATQYARERRVFGRSIGKNQGIAFPLAEAHMRLRAAELAVREASWRYDNGMPCAEQANTAKYLASEAAFFAADRAMQTLGGYAYADEYDVGRYWVESRLMKSAPVPQEMVLNFIAEHVLGLERSY, from the coding sequence TTGGAATTCGAAGAACCCGACCACCTTCGCGCGATCCGCGAGGCGATTCGTGAGTTGTGCAGGGGATTCGGCGACGAATACTGGCGCCGGCACGACCGGGAGCACGAGTTTCCCTGGGGGTTCTACGATGCGATGGCCGAGGCCGGCTGGGTAGGTGTCGCCATCCCCGAGGAGTACGGCGGCGGCGGCGGCGGGATCACCGAGGCCTCGATCGTGCTCGAGGAGGTCGCGGCGTCCGGGGCTGCGATGAATGGGGCCAGCGCCGTGCACATCTCGATCTTCGGCATGAACCCCGTGGTCAAGCATGGGACCGAGGAGATGAAGCGCCGCTATCTGCCCGCAGTCGCCGACGGGAGCCTTCACGTGGCTTTCGGTGTCACCGAACCCGACGCCGGGTTGGACACGCCGTCCATCGCGACGCGCGCCGTGCGCGACGGGGATCACTACGTCGTGCATGGGCAGAAGGTGTGGACGACGAAGGCCCACATCGCCCAGAAGGTGCTGCTGCTCTGTCGCACAACGCCCTTGGCGGAGGTCTCCCGCCGCACCGACGGCATGACGCTTCTGCTCGGTGACCTCCAGGTTCCCGCTGTCGACATCCGCCTCATCGACAAGATCGGCCGCAACGCCGTCGGTTCCTGCGAGACCCGCTACGACGGACTCCGGGTCGACGTCGAGGACCGGGTGGGCGACGAGGGGGCGGGCTTCCGGTACATCCTCGACGGGCTCAACCCCGAGCGGATCCTGATCGCCGGCGAGGCCATCGGCATCGGGCGGGCGGCCCTGCGCAAGGCGACGCAGTACGCCCGGGAGCGCCGCGTGTTCGGTCGGTCCATCGGCAAGAACCAGGGCATCGCCTTTCCGCTGGCCGAGGCGCACATGCGTCTGCGGGCGGCCGAGCTCGCCGTTCGGGAGGCATCCTGGCGCTACGACAACGGGATGCCGTGCGCCGAGCAGGCCAACACCGCCAAGTACCTGGCCTCGGAAGCAGCATTCTTCGCCGCCGACCGCGCGATGCAGACACTGGGGGGTTACGCCTACGCCGACGAGTACGACGTGGGCCGCTACTGGGTCGAATCGCGGCTCATGAAGAGCGCACCCGTGCCGCAGGAGATGGTCCTGAACTTCATCGCCGAGCACGTTCTCGGCCTCGAGCGGTCGTACTGA
- a CDS encoding acetyl-CoA hydrolase/transferase family protein, whose protein sequence is MDWMECEAAFADLPSGTRFVAGNASGTPHTLLAALAAHALRVGGLTLRCGLLLGDVNLETAVRAGCLTVRSWHVPATMRRLYREGLVEYTPVRLLDIPERVLAVSDVALVRVGPPDADGWCSLGPSTSYARQATESVPLVIAEVTEHMPRTHGDSLVHVSRIDRFVRSATPLPTQAPDRPDATGRALAALVVPLLPPGATVQLGIGKVPDAIAAALAEDDATDPPGLLGLVTDAMRPLIDRIARAGGRVRALELIGSDALLRWAHDNPVLQMADSQELHNPLHLARVPNLISINSAIAVDVRGQVVAESVAGAVIAGVGGSADFAEGAHLSPGGMRIIALSSTTRTGASTIVAHHGREDVVTAAHHSVDVVATEHGLADLRGASVRERRDALIAIATPEHREALRASP, encoded by the coding sequence ATGGACTGGATGGAATGTGAGGCCGCGTTCGCGGACCTCCCGTCCGGCACCCGCTTCGTCGCCGGCAACGCGTCCGGTACGCCGCACACCCTGCTTGCGGCTCTCGCCGCGCATGCCCTTCGCGTGGGCGGTCTGACGTTGCGCTGCGGACTGCTGCTGGGCGACGTGAACCTCGAGACGGCCGTGCGCGCGGGCTGCCTGACCGTCCGCAGCTGGCACGTTCCCGCAACGATGCGTCGCCTTTACCGCGAAGGTCTCGTCGAATACACGCCGGTGCGTCTCCTCGACATCCCCGAGCGCGTGCTCGCGGTGTCCGACGTCGCGCTCGTGCGGGTGGGGCCGCCTGATGCCGACGGCTGGTGCTCGCTCGGCCCGTCGACCAGCTACGCGCGGCAGGCGACGGAGTCGGTGCCACTCGTGATCGCCGAGGTCACCGAGCACATGCCGCGCACTCACGGCGACAGCCTCGTCCACGTCTCCCGCATCGACCGGTTCGTGCGCTCTGCCACCCCGCTACCCACCCAGGCCCCCGACCGCCCAGACGCCACGGGCCGCGCCCTTGCGGCGCTCGTGGTGCCCCTGCTGCCGCCAGGGGCAACGGTGCAACTGGGCATAGGAAAAGTGCCCGACGCGATCGCCGCTGCCCTGGCGGAGGACGACGCCACCGACCCACCGGGCCTTCTCGGACTCGTGACCGATGCGATGCGCCCGCTGATCGACCGCATCGCCCGCGCCGGGGGCCGCGTGCGCGCCCTCGAGCTCATCGGCAGCGACGCGCTCCTGCGCTGGGCGCACGACAATCCGGTCCTCCAGATGGCCGATTCGCAGGAGCTGCACAACCCGCTGCACCTTGCGCGCGTACCGAACCTGATCTCGATCAACTCCGCCATCGCCGTCGACGTGCGCGGACAGGTCGTCGCCGAGTCGGTCGCGGGAGCGGTCATCGCCGGCGTGGGCGGCAGCGCCGACTTCGCCGAAGGCGCCCACCTGTCCCCGGGCGGCATGCGCATCATCGCGCTGAGCTCCACCACCCGGACGGGGGCATCGACGATCGTCGCCCACCACGGGCGCGAGGACGTCGTCACAGCCGCGCACCACAGCGTCGACGTCGTGGCCACCGAGCACGGCCTCGCCGACCTGCGAGGCGCCAGCGTGCGAGAACGCCGGGACGCCCTCATAGCCATCGCCACCCCCGAGCACCGCGAAGCGCTCCGCGCCTCGCCCTGA
- a CDS encoding CaiB/BaiF CoA transferase family protein: MASRHGEQHTTSSGPLAGVTIVDTTSMLMGPYCTAILREMGARIIKIEPLEGDIARGIDDREQNLLGPVYLNLNRGKESIALDLRDADDRALFDRFVAAADVVTHNRPPGSDARLGLDYDTLAAVNPRIIVCGMFGFGADGPYGPLPAYDDVIQSASGLAAHQTGTGEPQYIRTPLTDKITGMLAAGAISAALYEREQSGTGQLIEVPMYETMVRFLLVEQQGAQIFDPPRGPAGYARTNSPHRHPYRTADGLIGILASTDAHWASLFRVLGSEALAQDKRFADITQRTANIDELYAWLAAQVAQHPTQELLEALHRRRVPAMRVNTIEGLFDDPHLRDTDFFDTVEHPVLGRLRQARAPFRFGRSGAPELFPAPVLGAHADSLRTEFDG, encoded by the coding sequence ATGGCATCACGTCACGGCGAGCAGCACACAACGTCCAGCGGCCCGCTGGCCGGAGTGACGATCGTCGACACCACGTCGATGCTGATGGGACCGTACTGCACCGCGATCCTGCGTGAGATGGGCGCGCGCATCATCAAGATCGAGCCACTCGAGGGCGACATCGCGCGTGGAATCGACGATCGGGAGCAGAACCTCCTCGGGCCGGTGTACCTCAATCTCAATCGCGGAAAAGAATCGATCGCGCTGGATCTGCGCGACGCCGACGACCGCGCCCTCTTCGACCGCTTCGTGGCGGCCGCCGACGTCGTCACGCACAATCGGCCACCTGGGTCGGATGCGCGCCTCGGGCTCGACTACGACACCCTCGCCGCCGTCAACCCGCGCATCATCGTGTGCGGCATGTTCGGCTTCGGCGCCGACGGCCCGTACGGTCCGCTCCCCGCGTACGACGACGTCATCCAGTCGGCGTCGGGCCTCGCAGCCCATCAGACCGGCACCGGCGAGCCGCAGTACATCCGCACACCCCTCACAGACAAGATCACGGGGATGCTGGCAGCGGGCGCGATCTCGGCCGCCCTCTACGAGCGCGAGCAGTCGGGGACCGGGCAGCTCATCGAAGTGCCGATGTACGAGACCATGGTGCGGTTCCTCCTCGTGGAGCAGCAGGGCGCTCAGATCTTCGATCCGCCGCGCGGGCCGGCCGGGTATGCGCGCACGAATTCGCCCCACCGGCACCCGTACCGCACCGCGGACGGCCTGATCGGCATCCTGGCCAGCACGGATGCGCATTGGGCCTCACTGTTCCGTGTGCTCGGCTCCGAAGCGCTCGCGCAGGACAAGCGCTTCGCCGACATCACCCAGCGCACGGCGAACATCGACGAGCTTTACGCCTGGCTGGCCGCGCAGGTTGCCCAGCACCCGACCCAGGAACTTCTGGAGGCGCTGCACCGCCGACGCGTTCCGGCCATGCGTGTCAACACGATCGAGGGCCTGTTCGACGATCCGCACCTGCGGGACACGGACTTCTTCGACACTGTCGAGCACCCCGTCCTCGGCCGGCTGCGACAGGCACGCGCGCCCTTCCGCTTCGGCCGCAGCGGCGCTCCGGAACTCTTCCCCGCGCCCGTCCTCGGTGCGCACGCCGACAGCCTGCGCACCGAGTTCGACGGATGA
- a CDS encoding FadR/GntR family transcriptional regulator codes for MADENHRASGLRAGMTPRIAEAIAADLRQRILQSDQTDVPLPRQDDLVKQYGVSGPSVREALRILEAEGLITVRRGKFGGAFVHKPDWSSAAFAVALSMQGQGVRLSDLAESLVALEPLCVAECAARADRHAEIIPALRQNLAENESLIGIGDQFSARARVFHEIIVGGLQNQSLRLLVRTLSAVWSIQEQTWAQTVKAAAQYPGEDQQRESLRTHEVLTKLIDEGDAEGARRLAEKHLRATQQIVLDRHGDEVVDSSSLLAVQAFKSL; via the coding sequence TTGGCCGACGAGAATCACAGAGCATCCGGCCTTCGGGCCGGGATGACGCCGCGCATCGCCGAGGCGATCGCCGCCGACCTGCGCCAGCGCATCCTGCAGAGTGATCAGACCGATGTTCCACTGCCCCGCCAGGACGACCTCGTGAAGCAGTACGGGGTCAGCGGGCCGTCGGTGCGCGAGGCGTTGCGAATCCTCGAGGCTGAGGGTCTCATCACCGTCCGCCGCGGAAAGTTCGGTGGCGCATTCGTCCACAAGCCGGACTGGTCCTCCGCAGCCTTTGCCGTCGCTCTGTCCATGCAGGGGCAAGGGGTGCGACTGTCCGACCTGGCCGAGTCCCTGGTGGCCCTGGAGCCCCTGTGCGTGGCAGAGTGCGCGGCGCGAGCGGATCGCCACGCCGAGATCATCCCGGCTCTCCGTCAGAATCTGGCTGAGAACGAATCGCTCATCGGCATCGGGGACCAGTTCTCCGCCAGGGCCCGCGTCTTTCACGAAATCATCGTCGGCGGACTGCAGAACCAGAGCCTGCGCCTTCTCGTGCGCACCCTGTCCGCGGTGTGGTCCATCCAGGAGCAGACGTGGGCGCAGACGGTGAAGGCCGCGGCGCAATATCCCGGTGAGGATCAGCAGCGCGAGTCGCTGCGCACGCACGAGGTCCTGACGAAGCTCATCGACGAGGGCGATGCCGAAGGCGCACGCCGGCTCGCGGAGAAGCACCTGCGCGCCACGCAGCAGATCGTGCTGGATCGTCACGGTGACGAGGTCGTGGACTCGTCGTCCCTTCTGGCCGTGCAGGCGTTCAAGAGTCTCTGA
- a CDS encoding acyl-CoA dehydrogenase family protein, with protein sequence MNVTLSGEAQEVGAMVRDRVEREGGVDLLRGAVGDPGRRDRIGEMLGELGIWDIDPAEGATELEVAAEVCRVAGRFALPYPVVERLGRSGADATALVSRRGNRVVPHLDLALSWNGIDLEGARHRLQPRGSGLVLGTQLAPFGVEADAAPEEGDGRRAAALLISLESWWLLGLLESAVEDTARYTREREQFGRPLAHFQSVAFQLADMSLEAVASAELAKYTLWVLACGADADEALIEALGLRVALQRAAGCVLRGAHQLHGAMGFTDEVDVSWLSRASQAARRLPEDAHRTTGVLLEMLERVGYPQLGRTARRTP encoded by the coding sequence GTGAACGTCACGCTCTCCGGGGAGGCGCAAGAAGTCGGGGCGATGGTGCGCGACCGCGTCGAGCGTGAGGGGGGCGTCGACCTGCTGCGCGGGGCTGTCGGCGACCCCGGGCGGCGCGACAGGATCGGCGAAATGCTCGGCGAACTCGGGATCTGGGACATCGACCCGGCCGAGGGTGCGACGGAGCTGGAGGTGGCGGCCGAGGTGTGCCGCGTGGCGGGCCGCTTCGCGTTGCCGTACCCGGTCGTGGAGCGGTTGGGGCGATCGGGTGCGGATGCCACGGCCCTCGTCTCTCGCCGCGGGAACCGCGTCGTGCCGCACCTCGACCTCGCGCTCTCGTGGAACGGCATTGATCTCGAAGGCGCCCGCCATCGCCTGCAGCCTCGTGGCTCGGGCTTGGTGCTGGGCACCCAGCTCGCGCCCTTCGGCGTGGAGGCCGATGCCGCCCCCGAGGAGGGGGACGGTCGTCGTGCCGCCGCCCTGCTCATCTCGCTGGAGTCGTGGTGGTTGCTCGGGCTGCTCGAGAGCGCTGTCGAGGACACCGCCCGCTACACCCGGGAGCGGGAGCAGTTCGGTCGTCCGCTGGCGCACTTTCAGTCGGTGGCATTCCAGCTGGCGGACATGTCCCTGGAGGCGGTCGCCTCCGCGGAGTTGGCCAAATACACTCTGTGGGTCCTCGCGTGCGGCGCGGATGCGGACGAGGCACTCATCGAGGCGCTGGGTCTGCGCGTCGCGCTCCAGCGAGCCGCCGGTTGCGTGCTGCGGGGGGCGCATCAGCTCCACGGAGCGATGGGGTTCACCGACGAGGTCGATGTGTCGTGGTTGTCCCGCGCAAGTCAGGCCGCGCGTCGGCTCCCCGAGGATGCGCATCGCACGACGGGCGTTCTCCTGGAGATGCTCGAGCGCGTAGGATACCCGCAGCTCGGCCGGACCGCGCGTCGGACACCGTAA